A genomic segment from Microbispora sp. ZYX-F-249 encodes:
- a CDS encoding phytanoyl-CoA dioxygenase family protein, with amino-acid sequence MTVIFSGPLLTDEERRTRLYEGQVFLYPARPESLALIEFARELIGDAFGGLDPETAQYDLPVEKFAAILAELKPKFIHHPRAKELLRALLLSFGCDADRTYFDVPRMRSSTSDDYLTTGIAYAFHPHRDTWYSAPLSQVNWWIPIYKVVPENVMTFHPRYWSTPVKNGSARYDYYEWNRTSRFNAAQHIGTDTREQPKPEEPIELEPRVTLVPEPGGVMVFSGNQLHSSVPNTSGKTRFSIDFRTVNVDDVIARREAPNVDCACTGTTLRDFLRVSDLERLPEDVALAYEGKG; translated from the coding sequence GTGACCGTTATCTTCTCAGGTCCCCTTCTGACGGACGAAGAGCGCCGCACACGCCTCTACGAGGGGCAGGTCTTCCTGTATCCGGCCCGTCCCGAGTCCCTGGCGCTGATCGAGTTCGCGCGGGAGCTGATCGGCGACGCGTTCGGCGGGTTGGACCCGGAAACGGCCCAGTACGACCTGCCCGTGGAGAAGTTCGCCGCGATCCTCGCCGAGCTCAAGCCGAAGTTCATCCACCACCCGCGCGCGAAGGAACTGCTGCGGGCGCTGCTGCTCTCCTTCGGCTGCGACGCCGACCGGACGTACTTCGACGTGCCGAGGATGCGGTCGTCCACCTCCGACGACTACCTCACCACCGGGATCGCCTACGCGTTCCACCCTCACCGGGACACCTGGTATTCGGCGCCCCTGAGTCAGGTCAACTGGTGGATCCCGATATACAAGGTCGTGCCCGAGAACGTGATGACGTTCCATCCGCGTTACTGGAGCACCCCGGTCAAGAACGGGTCCGCCCGCTACGACTATTACGAGTGGAACCGGACCAGCCGGTTCAACGCCGCGCAGCACATCGGCACCGACACCCGGGAGCAGCCCAAGCCGGAGGAGCCGATCGAGCTGGAACCCCGGGTGACCCTCGTGCCCGAGCCGGGCGGCGTCATGGTCTTCTCGGGCAACCAGCTGCACTCGTCGGTGCCGAACACGTCGGGCAAGACCCGCTTCAGCATCGACTTCCGTACGGTCAACGTGGACGACGTCATCGCGCGGCGTGAGGCGCCCAACGTCGACTGCGCGTGCACCGGCACCACACTCCGCGACTTCCTGCGCGTCTCCGACCTGGAGCGGCTGCCGGAGGATGTCGCGCTCGCCTACGAGGGCAAGGGCTGA
- a CDS encoding class I SAM-dependent methyltransferase, producing MSRLNALRNRFVDAPGSLGAKARARRWSWFAECFPDLDRMNVIDLGGTAGAWLRAPVRPAHVHIVNLEKPPTDLPSWLRADVADACDLPAEIRNGTYDLVFSNAVIEHVGGHQRRQIFADTVHALADRHWVQTPYRYFPVEPHFLFPGFQFLPLTARTEILRRWPLIHTPTSDREAARRIVMDVELLSVTEMRHYFPGSRIRFERLAGLVKSVIAYKRA from the coding sequence ATGAGCCGTCTGAACGCCCTGCGCAACCGCTTCGTCGACGCTCCCGGCTCGCTGGGCGCGAAGGCCCGGGCGCGGCGGTGGAGCTGGTTCGCCGAGTGCTTTCCGGACCTCGACCGGATGAACGTCATCGACCTCGGGGGGACGGCCGGAGCCTGGCTGCGCGCCCCGGTCAGACCGGCCCACGTGCACATCGTCAACCTGGAGAAGCCGCCGACGGACCTGCCGTCCTGGCTGCGCGCCGACGTCGCCGACGCCTGCGACCTGCCGGCCGAGATCCGGAACGGCACCTACGACCTGGTCTTCTCCAACGCGGTGATCGAGCACGTGGGCGGTCACCAGCGCCGGCAGATCTTCGCCGACACGGTGCACGCCCTGGCCGACCGGCACTGGGTGCAGACGCCCTACCGCTACTTCCCGGTCGAGCCGCATTTCCTGTTCCCCGGCTTCCAGTTCCTCCCGCTGACGGCCCGGACGGAGATCCTCCGCCGCTGGCCGCTCATCCACACGCCGACCTCGGACCGGGAGGCGGCACGGCGCATCGTGATGGACGTCGAGCTGCTCAGCGTGACGGAGATGCGGCACTACTTCCCCGGCTCGCGGATCCGGTTCGAGCGGCTGGCCGGCCTGGTGAAGTCGGTGATCGCCTACAAGCGCGCCTGA
- a CDS encoding right-handed parallel beta-helix repeat-containing protein translates to MNGAITVEADDVTIRNTRVRGTPGWWGILQRQGHSGLTVEDVEIFGNGRERTQFGVLNQGVMITVRRANIHTISNGISTEQGLIEHNYVHDPKLYKDDHVDMIMSSGPPARGTELIIRHNTAVNTLDQTSAIALFQDFGVIRNVTVEGNLLAGGGWALYAGAGVKGTSSNVKVIGNVFSRRVWPKGGHAGPVAYWDAHGRGNVWRDNVWESGGKVTPE, encoded by the coding sequence GTGAACGGCGCGATCACGGTCGAGGCCGACGACGTGACCATCCGAAACACCAGGGTTCGCGGTACCCCGGGCTGGTGGGGGATCCTCCAGCGGCAGGGCCACTCCGGGCTGACGGTCGAGGACGTCGAGATCTTCGGCAACGGCAGGGAACGCACGCAGTTCGGTGTTCTCAACCAGGGCGTGATGATCACCGTGCGGCGGGCGAATATCCACACGATTTCCAACGGCATCAGCACCGAGCAGGGCCTCATCGAGCACAACTACGTCCATGACCCGAAGCTCTACAAAGACGATCACGTCGACATGATCATGTCATCCGGACCGCCGGCCAGGGGAACCGAATTGATCATTCGCCACAATACGGCGGTCAATACGCTCGACCAGACCAGCGCCATCGCGCTGTTCCAGGATTTCGGCGTGATCCGGAACGTGACGGTCGAGGGCAACCTGCTGGCGGGCGGCGGCTGGGCGCTGTACGCGGGAGCGGGCGTCAAGGGCACCTCGTCGAACGTCAAGGTCATCGGCAACGTCTTCAGTCGCAGGGTGTGGCCCAAGGGTGGGCACGCCGGCCCGGTGGCGTACTGGGACGCCCACGGCCGCGGGAACGTCTGGCGGGACAACGTCTGGGAGAGCGGCGGGAAGGTAACGCCCGAATAA
- a CDS encoding 2OG-Fe(II) oxygenase, translated as MQETQAFTFRREDLFPLADRRRQDFLDARPFRHVVIDDFLPPGVLEPILEEFPEPRDASWQQFDSSREIKLALADTERMGPATRHLLAEFNGQVFVEFLERLTGITQLVSDPHLEGGGLHQIKPGGFLKVHADFNRHRRLNLDRRLNGLLYLNKDWKEDYGGHLQLWDKDMTHCEHKILPVFNRFVVFATTDDANHGHPDPLTCPDDRARRSMALYYYTNGRPEEETGADHTTLFKQRPGEQWKSNFRQTLKRWTPPALVDLLSRDGKA; from the coding sequence ATGCAGGAGACCCAGGCGTTCACCTTCCGTCGGGAGGACCTGTTCCCGCTGGCCGACCGCCGGCGCCAGGACTTCCTCGACGCCCGGCCGTTCCGGCACGTGGTGATCGACGACTTCCTGCCGCCCGGCGTGCTGGAGCCGATCCTGGAGGAGTTCCCGGAGCCGCGGGACGCGAGCTGGCAGCAGTTCGACAGCTCACGCGAGATCAAGCTCGCGCTGGCGGACACCGAGCGGATGGGCCCCGCCACCCGCCACCTGCTCGCCGAGTTCAACGGCCAGGTGTTCGTCGAGTTCCTCGAACGGCTGACGGGGATCACGCAGCTCGTCTCCGATCCGCACCTGGAGGGCGGCGGACTGCACCAGATCAAGCCCGGCGGGTTCCTGAAGGTGCACGCCGACTTCAACCGGCACCGCAGGCTCAACCTCGACCGGCGGCTCAACGGGCTGCTCTACCTCAACAAGGACTGGAAAGAGGACTACGGCGGTCACCTGCAGCTCTGGGACAAGGACATGACCCACTGCGAGCACAAGATCCTGCCGGTCTTCAACCGCTTCGTCGTCTTCGCCACGACCGACGACGCGAACCACGGGCACCCTGATCCGCTGACGTGCCCGGACGACCGCGCCCGCCGTTCGATGGCGCTGTACTACTACACGAACGGCCGGCCGGAGGAGGAGACGGGCGCGGACCACACGACCCTCTTCAAGCAGCGGCCCGGCGAGCAGTGGAAGAGCAACTTCCGTCAGACGCTGAAGCGCTGGACGCCTCCGGCGCTGGTGGACCTGCTCAGCCGCGACGGCAAGGCGTAG